One Euphorbia lathyris chromosome 1, ddEupLath1.1, whole genome shotgun sequence DNA segment encodes these proteins:
- the LOC136230408 gene encoding triose phosphate/phosphate translocator, non-green plastid, chloroplastic-like translates to MQSAAAFAVSSSPSFPLLKPKRAVLNHTFTPRFDPIRASSNRLNLQSSSNVIFPRRSWSSCSSPSLQRPWNPLPPLVSEPKNDRFQVRAAAVPESSDEADKSKSFVKTLELGLLFGLWYLFNIYFNIYNKQVLKVFPNPVTITLIQFAVGTVLVSFMWIFNLYKRPKISGAQLAAILPLAVVHVLGNLFTNMSLGKVAVSFTHTIKAMEPLFSVVLSAMFLGELPTIWVVSSLVPIIGGVALASATEASFNWAGFSSAMASNLTNQSRNVLSKKVMIKKEDSMDNITLFSIITIMSFFLLAPVTLFMEGVRFTPAYLQSAGLNVQQVYTRSLIAALCFHAYQQVSYMILQRVSPVTHSVGNCVKRVVVIVSSVIFFKTPVSPINAIGTGIALAGVFLYSRVKRIKPKAKTA, encoded by the exons ATGCAGAGCGCTGCTGCCTTCGCTGTCTCTTCATCTCCGTCTTTTCCTCTTCTCAAGCCCAAAAGGGCTGTTCTTAACCATACTTTTACTCCTAGATTCGATCCTATTCGCGCATCTTCCAATCGGCTGAATCTTCAGAGCTCTAGCAATGTCATTTTTCCTCGCCGATCGTGGTCCTCGTGTTCTTCGCCCTCTCTTCAAAGGCCATGGAATCCTCTGCCTCCTCTAGTTTCTGAACCTAAAAATGATAGATTCCAAGTTAGGGCCGCGGCTGTTCCGGAGAGCTCTGATGAGGCTGACAAATCTAAGAGTTTCGTCAAGACTTTGGAGCTTGGATTGTTGTTTGGACTTTGGTATCTCTTCAATATTTACTTCAACATCTATAATAAGCAG GTTTTGAAGGTCTTTCCAAACCCTGTTACTATCACCTTAATCCAGTTTGCAGTTGGAACAGTGCTAGTTTCTTTTATGTGGATTTTCAACCTCTacaaaagacctaaaattagcggTGCTCAG CTTGCTGCAATCCTGCCACTGGCAGTGGTTCACGTACTGGGTAACCTTTTTACTAATATGAGTCTCGGGAAAGTGGCTGTTTCATTTACTCACACAATCAAAGCTATGGAACCCTTATTCTCGGTTGTTCTTTCTGCCATGTTCCTTGGCGAG CTGCCTACTATCTGGGTAGTCAGTTCCCTTGTGCCAATTATTGGTGGTGTAGCACTTGCATCAGCTACTGAAGCTTCTTTCAATTG GGCTGGATTTTCGAGTGCAATGGCTTCCAATTTGACAAACCAATCCCGAAATGTCCTTAGCAAAAAGGTCATGATTAAGAAAGAG GACTCAATGGACAACATTACTTTGTTCTCAATAATTACAATCATGTCCTTCTTCTTGTTAGCCCCAGTGACACTTTTCATGGAAGGTGTCAGGTTTACTCCTGCCTATCTCCAAAGTGCT GGACTGAACGTTCAACAGGTGTACACTAGGTCTCTCATTGCTGCATTGTGCTTCCATGCCTATCAACAG GTTTCTTACATGATATTGCAGAGGGTATCACCTGTTACCCACTCTGTTGGCAATTGTGTGAAGCGTGTAGTGGTCATCGTGAGCTCTGTCATCTTCTTCAAGACTCCTGTCTCACCTATAAATGCTATTG GAACTGGGATTGCCCTTGCTGGAGTTTTTCTGTATTCAAGAGTGAAGCGTATTAAGCCGAAGGCAAAGACAGCTTGA